The Psilocybe cubensis strain MGC-MH-2018 chromosome 7, whole genome shotgun sequence genome has a window encoding:
- a CDS encoding C2H2 finger domain transcription factor CON7: protein MNSYQLSQSPSPVDPQTSLLHPINFSQSQESFLHSESNPYPAEDPSIDSGPAHKQLDKYSNSTSPQSSLLDQRRMSEPAALGAPPLYSTAANDSSPSRYQNFGFAYTPPPLHPGRSSSSVYVSPLHRGVSTGSLRDLRHHHFEYPPQQHQEWKHDDSRHREQPGDFFVHRTDLLDEPVSPLQSTFSHNMGGSPTSGVPYSPISDNPYGPSPPGTGTSTSSSVAPLSAGIPCSPSRSISQHLQRSLSASQLSGDVIDRKTYSFVALPGNAVKKRPRRRYDEIERLYMCSWPDCNKSYGTLNHLNAHVTMQKHGQKRSPNEFKELRKQWRKAKKEQEAAAASLHRESYSDSYDDHAYNHRYLSSHPMHHRPHSSHNVLGLASSVTIGGNNERYPAMGVDDIRFSALEREDDALGAYDHLATRQRYNNVQPSSWHGGSNLTPRSSMQNFGPGQHPHHSHLPQLSIGNRISQQAQEAEYINAQHNRLPHNSTLLTPLYPGSSLMPPLQNGSGSVAYTAEGFEIYEDDNGRPGTGHASIASMGHASGDDFDHSQ from the exons ATGAATTCCTATCAGCTTTCGCAGTCGCCCTCTCCCGTGGACCCCCAGACCAGTCTTTTGCATCCCATCAATTTTTCTCAATCCCAGGAATCCTTCCTCCATTCGGAATCCAATCCATATCCGGCAGAAGATCCTTCAATTGATTCTGGTCCAGCTCATAAACAACTCGATAAATACTCCAATTCCACTAGTCCCCAATCTTCACTACTCGATCAGCGACGCATGTCCGAGCCTGCTGCTCTCGGGGCCCCTCCCCTCTACTCTACCGCAGCTAATGACTCTTCACCTAGCAGATACCAAAATTTTGGTTTTGCTTatactcctcctcctcttcatcctggTCGTTCCTCCTCTTCTGTCTATGTCTCCCCGCTCCATCGTGGCGTTAGTACTGGATCCCTTCGCGACTTGCGCCACCATCACTTTGAATACCCTCCTCAGCAGCACCAGGAATGGAAGCACGATGACTCCCGTCACCGTGAACAGCCAGGCGATTTTTTTGTCCATCGGACCGACTTGCTCGACGAGCCAGTCTCCCCCTTGCAGTCTACCTTCTCTCATAACATGGGTGGCTCCCCGACATCTGGTGTCCCTTACTCACCCATCAGCGACAACCCTTACGGCCCTTCCCCTCCGGGTACTGGCACTTCTACCTCTTCTTCGGTCGCTCCACTCAGTGCCGGAATACCCTGCAGTCCGTCGCGGTCAATATCTCAGCACTTGCAGAGAAGTCTCAGTGCCTCCCAGCTCTCTGGCGATGTTATCGACCGTAAGACTTATTCCTTTGTTGCTCTACCTGGGAACGCAGTCAAGAAGCGTCCAAGGCGACGGTATGACGAAATCGAGCGCCTCTACATGTGCTCGTGGCCCGACTGCAACAAATCATATGGTACTCTCAACCATTTAAACGCTCATGTCACCATGCAGAAGCATGGTCAGAAACGCAGCCCTAACG AGTTCAAAGAGCTTCGGAAGCAGTGGCGCAAAGCCAAAAAAGAGCAGGAAGCCGCAGCTGCGTCCTTGCACCGGGAGAGCTATAGTGACAGCTACGACGATCATGCCTATAACCACCGTTATTTGTCCTCGCACCCGATGCATCATCGTCCACATTCATCCCACAATGTCTTGGGATTGGCGTCATCGGTGACTATAGGCGGTAATAACGAGCGCTACCCCGCCATGGGTGTCGACGACATTCGATTTTCTGCTTTAGAGCGCGAGGACGATGCATTGGGCGCCTATGATCATCTAGCCACACGACAGAGGTACAATAACGTGCAGCCCTCGTCGTGGCACGGCGGATCAAACCTGACCCCGAGGTCAAGTATGCAAAATTTTGGTCCAGGACAACATCCTCACCATTCCCATCTTCCACAACTCAGTATTGGCAACCGGATATCCCAACAAGCTCAAGAGGCCGAGTACATCAACGCCCAACATAACCGCCTGCCTCATAATAGTACTCTCCTCACCCCTCTATATCCTGGTTCGTCGTTGATGCCCCCTCTGCAAAATGGGAGCGGAAGCGTGGCCTATACAGCCGAAGGCTTCGAAATTTACGAAGACGACAATGGGAGGCCCGGTACGGGACACGCTAGTATAGCTAGCATGGGGCATGCCAGCGGCGACGACTTTGATCATTCCCAATGA
- a CDS encoding SCF-associated factor 1 gives MSQQGRLDLSQIPIEVLLDNILPLIPVPDLLNLARCSKVDGLQLFREGYGPYNDKTNGRLGLPNVPKSVIRDGVPYPTQIPFSARIVSLVAGGMSFHALDSEGNVYVWGSLNGAPGTAHASDSHGFSSSWKSARIPHRLRLPSPIRSISCGRLHSSFLDRTNKIWTCTNWGRPFWLSSPILTDPDYAPKQVECGWMFSSLLTKSGAVFVWWPFSGSMGEAIQQKMEEMNSEGDKKAYATEDNLIPCIPWGVDIMPTRLPPIPTLPELANTTNTNTMTELIQIAAFDNHIVGLTNYGHVLKYGSLHDESGVPFGRWEYLPQFSEVDSLKIHTTFSGRTTDSAKLEAPHTIQITHLSANFLHFVAYSTGSSSIVLVGDTDTKPDTPPKIIPELQNKSIISVVIGDYHNAALTANGKLLTWGSYSNGALGLGDPLKLELGTPGAFANREELELAKARRFGQRVPPVVNTPTEVRFDHNSKKPRERFCFAATAAGWHTGALVIDLESGDDEAEEEQMRHDSAEAPSPSASARRQWETPPILPLSGIFRIGHAGRGNFGGGLGGIHPRGRNDGDTS, from the exons ATGTCGCAACAAGGCCGCCTGGACCTCTCCCAGATTCCAATCGAGGTTCTACTCGATAACATTCTACCTCTCATACCAGTACCAGACTTGCTTAATCTGGCCCGTTGTAGCAAGGTGGATG GACTTCAACTTTTCAGGGAAGGATACGGCCCGTACAA TGACAAGACCAACGGACGACTGGGACTTCCAAACGTTCCTAAATCAGTGATACGAGACGGAGTTCCATATCCAACACAGATCCCGTTTTCTGCACGTATTGTCAGCTTGGTTGCGGGAGGCAT GTCATTTCATGCTCTCGACTCTGAGGGTAATGTTTATGTTTGGG GCAGTCTTAATGGGGCGCCGGGGACGGCACATGCATCTGACAGTCATGGATTTTCGAGTAGCTGGAAATCAGCAAGGATACCTCATCGTCTGAGGCTACCATCACCCATCCGCAGTATCAG TTGTGGACGCCTGCATTCGTCATTTCTGGATCGCACAAACAAGATTTGGACATGTACAAATTGGGGCCGACCCTTCTGGTTATCATCTCCCATTCTGACGGATCCTGATTACGCTCCGAAACAGGTTGAATGTGGATGGAtgttctcttctcttctgaCGAAATCAGGTGCTGTCTTTGTCTGGTGGCCGTTCTCAGGTTCAATGGGAGAAGCCATCCAACAGAAAATGGAGGAGATGAATTCCGAAGGCGACAAAAAAGCTTATGCCACTGAGGATAATCTAATTCCGTGCATTCCATGGGGTGTGGACATAATGCCCACCCGCTTGCCACCTATACCCACATTACCCGAGCTAGCGAACACTACcaacacaaacacaatgACGGAGCTCATCCAGATTGCCGCTTTTGACAACCACATTGTCGGATTGACAAACTATGGACATGTTCTGAAATATGGTTCACTGCACGACGAAAGCGGCGTTCCATTCGGGCGCTGGGAATAT CTCCCGCAATTCAGCGAAGTCGACTCTCTTAAAATACATACAACTTTCTCAGGAAGAACCACTGATTCCGCGAAGCTCGAGGCTCCTCATACAATTCAAATCACCCAT TTATCTGCCAACTTCCTTCATTTCGTTGCCTATTCCACTGGATCTTCATCTATTGTTCTTGTCGGGGACACCGATACAAAACCAGACACACCGCCAAAAATAATTCCGGAGTTGCAGAACAAATCGATCATCTCTGTAGTCATTGGTGACTATCATAATGCCGCTTTAACGGCTAACGGTAAATTGTTAACTTGGGGATCATATTCGAATGGTGCGTTGGGTTTGGGAGACCCACTCAAACTCGAACTCGGCACACCTGGGGCGTTCGCGAACAGAGAGGAACTCGAATTAGCGAAGGCGAGAAGATTCGGACAAAGAGTACCACCTGTAGTAAATACACCAACCGAGGTCAGGTTCGACCATAACAGTAAAAAGCCCAGAGAACGATTCTGCTTTGCCGCAACGGCCGCCGGATGGCATACAGGTGCTCTGGTAATAGATCTTGAG TCGGGGGATGACGAAGCGGAGGAGGAACAAATGCGACACGATTCTGCGGAAGCGCCGAGTCCGAGTGCGTCAGCTAGACGGCAGTGGGAGACACCTCCCATCCTACCTCTCTCAGGAATTTTCCGCATCGGACACGCTGGACGCGGTAACTTTGGGGGCGGGTTGGGTGGAATACATCCTCGAGGCCGTAACGATGGGGATACTTCATAA